A genomic window from Haladaptatus caseinilyticus includes:
- a CDS encoding FAD-binding and (Fe-S)-binding domain-containing protein: MATRDAGDATDPARDDRANYDYQDDDVARPGLVADLRSRVTGDVRFDEYSRQLYATDASAYEVTPIGVVFPTSTDDVSAVTTYCAERGIPVLPRGGGTSLAGQSVNEAVVLDFTRHMDGLLDFSPENRTARAQPGIVLGELNRALADHDLKFAPDPAWGDKSALGGAIGNNSTGSHSLKYGKTEAYIEECEVVLADGTVTRFGEITMDELRKRADEGGSTDERDLEARIYAEVLRIIEEESDAIRDVFPQLKRNVSGYNLDRLVREGEEGTVNLARLLAGSEGTLAIITEATVRLEPIPETKSIALLTYDSLIDAMADVAPILDHDPSAVEVLDDVLISLARDTEEFHDVVEMLPEGTDSVLLVEFYAKDDEDGREKVAKLRDDREGKSALSAMEAHDEADRARFWKLRKSGLPILLSRTSDAKHISFIEDAAVPPENLPEYVEDFQQVLEDNDTFASFYAHAGPGCLHIRPLVDTKSPTGVNQMEAIADAVTDLVVEYGGSVSGEHGDGRARTQWNRKLYGDHVWGVFRGLKTAFDPDWLLNPGQVCGDVDMTENLRFDPGYGFDSGFDPVLDWDNENGFQGMAELCHGCGGCRGGQETTGGVMCPTYRAADEEITSTRGRANMLRQAMSGSLPEDEAFDVEFMHEVMDLCIGCKGCARDCPSGVDMAKLKAEVEHEHHRRHGASLRDRLFANIDRLSALGSTLAPISNWATKLPGSRFLAEKTVGIASERRLPKFHAESLEDWFEARGPRIPEQDATRRVLLFPDTYTNYNHPEAGMAAVRVLEAAGVHVRIPNDVTASGRPAHSKGFLDRAREQAETNVSALAPFVRDGWDVVVVEPSDAVMFQSDYLDLLPASEESGPSSGQYTEPRSADPEAGGLRTEAERLAANAYGICEYLDAFDFDLPFDGTGSLTYHGHCHQKATKKDGHAVNVLRTAGYEVDALDSGCCGMAGSFGYEAEHYSMSKAVGSILFEQVEASDGTETVAPGASCRTQLGDWQGDEPPHPIEKVADALS; encoded by the coding sequence ATGGCAACACGTGACGCGGGCGACGCGACAGACCCCGCCCGCGACGACCGGGCGAACTACGATTATCAAGACGACGATGTAGCACGCCCAGGACTCGTCGCGGACCTCCGGAGTCGAGTAACAGGCGACGTTCGATTCGACGAGTACTCCCGGCAGCTTTACGCGACGGATGCCAGCGCCTACGAAGTCACTCCTATCGGTGTCGTCTTCCCGACGTCCACTGACGACGTTTCGGCGGTGACGACCTACTGTGCCGAGCGCGGAATTCCGGTCCTCCCACGGGGCGGTGGAACGAGTTTGGCCGGGCAATCCGTCAACGAAGCCGTTGTCCTGGATTTCACCCGACATATGGACGGCCTCCTCGACTTTTCCCCCGAGAACCGAACCGCTCGTGCACAACCCGGTATCGTTCTCGGCGAACTGAACCGCGCGCTCGCGGACCACGATTTGAAGTTCGCCCCCGACCCTGCGTGGGGGGACAAAAGCGCGCTCGGCGGCGCGATCGGAAACAACTCGACCGGTTCCCATTCACTGAAATACGGGAAAACCGAGGCATACATCGAGGAGTGCGAAGTCGTGTTGGCGGACGGAACCGTGACGCGATTCGGGGAGATCACGATGGACGAACTTCGGAAACGGGCGGACGAAGGGGGTTCGACGGACGAACGCGACCTCGAAGCTCGAATCTACGCCGAGGTGCTCCGAATCATCGAGGAGGAATCCGACGCGATTCGGGACGTGTTCCCGCAGTTGAAGCGCAACGTGTCGGGATACAATCTGGATCGTCTGGTACGAGAGGGTGAAGAAGGAACGGTCAACCTCGCCCGTCTCCTCGCCGGAAGCGAGGGTACGCTTGCGATCATCACGGAAGCTACCGTACGCCTCGAACCGATTCCGGAAACGAAGTCGATTGCGCTTCTGACCTACGACAGCCTCATCGACGCGATGGCGGACGTTGCACCGATTTTGGACCACGATCCGTCCGCGGTCGAAGTGCTCGACGACGTGCTCATCTCGCTCGCTCGCGACACGGAGGAGTTCCACGACGTGGTGGAGATGTTGCCCGAGGGAACCGATTCGGTTCTGCTCGTGGAGTTCTACGCGAAGGACGACGAGGACGGCCGGGAGAAGGTCGCCAAACTGCGGGATGACCGCGAGGGAAAATCCGCACTCTCGGCGATGGAGGCCCACGACGAGGCCGACCGCGCTCGGTTCTGGAAACTCCGGAAATCCGGACTTCCGATCCTACTTTCGCGAACATCCGACGCGAAACACATCTCGTTCATCGAGGACGCCGCGGTGCCGCCCGAAAACCTGCCGGAGTACGTCGAGGACTTCCAGCAAGTGTTGGAGGACAACGACACCTTCGCCAGTTTTTACGCGCACGCCGGACCTGGGTGTCTGCACATTCGGCCACTCGTCGACACGAAAAGCCCGACCGGCGTGAATCAGATGGAAGCCATCGCGGACGCCGTGACCGACCTCGTCGTCGAATATGGCGGGAGCGTATCCGGCGAACATGGTGACGGACGCGCCCGGACCCAGTGGAATCGAAAGCTGTACGGCGATCACGTCTGGGGTGTGTTTCGTGGCCTGAAGACGGCGTTCGACCCGGATTGGCTCCTCAACCCCGGACAGGTCTGTGGCGACGTGGATATGACCGAGAACCTCCGATTCGACCCCGGATACGGGTTCGATTCCGGGTTCGATCCCGTACTCGACTGGGACAACGAGAACGGGTTTCAGGGGATGGCCGAACTCTGTCACGGCTGTGGTGGTTGCCGCGGCGGACAGGAGACGACCGGCGGCGTGATGTGCCCGACCTACCGCGCGGCGGACGAGGAAATCACGAGCACGCGAGGCCGGGCGAATATGCTCCGACAGGCCATGAGCGGATCACTTCCCGAGGACGAGGCGTTCGACGTGGAGTTCATGCACGAAGTGATGGACCTCTGTATCGGCTGTAAGGGTTGTGCACGGGACTGCCCTTCGGGCGTCGATATGGCGAAGCTCAAAGCGGAAGTCGAACACGAACATCATCGACGACACGGTGCGAGCCTCCGCGACCGACTCTTCGCGAACATCGATCGTCTGTCCGCGCTCGGAAGCACACTCGCCCCGATTTCGAACTGGGCGACGAAACTCCCCGGTTCGCGATTTCTCGCGGAGAAGACGGTCGGCATCGCCAGCGAGCGTCGCCTTCCAAAATTCCACGCCGAAAGCCTCGAAGACTGGTTCGAAGCCCGTGGGCCACGAATCCCCGAGCAGGACGCGACCCGGCGCGTCCTGCTCTTCCCGGACACCTACACGAACTACAACCATCCCGAGGCCGGGATGGCCGCAGTCCGAGTGCTCGAAGCGGCCGGAGTTCACGTTCGAATTCCGAACGATGTAACGGCAAGCGGGCGACCTGCTCACTCGAAAGGGTTCCTCGACAGGGCACGCGAGCAGGCCGAGACGAACGTCTCGGCGCTCGCACCGTTCGTCCGCGATGGCTGGGATGTCGTCGTCGTCGAACCTTCCGACGCCGTGATGTTCCAGTCCGACTATCTCGATCTCCTCCCCGCGAGCGAGGAATCAGGCCCGTCGAGCGGTCAGTACACCGAACCGCGCTCCGCCGACCCGGAAGCGGGGGGGCTCCGAACTGAGGCCGAGCGATTGGCCGCCAACGCCTACGGCATCTGTGAATATCTCGACGCATTCGACTTCGACCTCCCGTTCGACGGAACCGGGTCGCTGACTTACCACGGCCACTGTCATCAGAAAGCGACGAAAAAGGACGGCCACGCGGTGAACGTTCTCCGCACTGCTGGGTACGAAGTGGACGCACTCGATTCCGGTTGTTGTGGCATGGCGGGGAGCTTCGGTTACGAGGCCGAACATTATTCGATGAGCAAAGCGGTCGGCTCGATTTTGTTCGAGCAAGTCGAGGCGAGCGACGGAACCGAAACCGTCGCACCGGGCGCATCCTGTCGGACACAACTCGGCGACTGGCAAGGGGACGAACCACCACATCCCATCGAGAAAGTCGCGGACGCGCTTTCGTAA
- a CDS encoding superoxide dismutase encodes MATYELPDLPYDYDALEPTIDARIMELHHDIHHQGYVDGANSALDKLEEMRNSDEWGDVKGVERNLAFNLSGHVNHSVFWENMSPDGGGEPGGDLADAMDEHFGGFDQFKSQFSAAAKGVEGSGWGMLLYDHVADKPIISMAENHQNQSPQGTTPLLVLDVWEHAYYLQYENKRGDYVDNFWDVVNWDDVAERFDAAGSM; translated from the coding sequence ATGGCAACCTACGAACTACCGGACTTACCGTACGACTACGATGCACTGGAACCGACGATCGACGCGCGAATCATGGAACTACACCACGACATCCACCATCAAGGCTACGTCGATGGTGCAAACTCGGCGCTCGACAAATTGGAAGAAATGCGGAACAGCGACGAATGGGGCGACGTAAAAGGCGTCGAGCGTAACCTCGCGTTCAACCTTTCGGGTCACGTCAACCACTCCGTCTTCTGGGAAAACATGTCACCGGACGGTGGCGGCGAACCCGGCGGTGACCTCGCGGACGCGATGGACGAACACTTCGGCGGATTCGACCAGTTCAAAAGCCAGTTCTCGGCCGCCGCCAAAGGCGTTGAAGGCTCCGGTTGGGGGATGTTGCTCTACGACCACGTCGCCGACAAACCGATTATCAGCATGGCCGAGAACCACCAGAATCAATCGCCGCAAGGAACGACGCCGTTGCTCGTGCTGGACGTGTGGGAACACGCCTACTATCTCCAATACGAGAACAAACGGGGCGACTACGTGGACAACTTCTGGGATGTCGTAAACTGGGACGACGTGGCCGAGCGATTCGACGCGGCAGGAAGTATGTAA
- a CDS encoding ATPase codes for MTLLVAGSDRVDAGKTTFTVGLLSYLNGVGFKPRAGNDFWFDHDDAMTAISEGRLYGKDAARLAAASAGDHSPEAVNPVHRLWWPAPGKGQGLLGQTHREFLVDRVGEGFVVNGSADLPTAVRENLPLSDSVTIESLPELNDQTERRYLPHFRALAERIRTEDRAVVESYSDIARPIQGIEFDTVAVVEPRRLRVYDGARYAKACEVADSSARDGSLEKRVESVVNLLDERDTHTLEPLTKAERNDPTKIETVYECAYEALL; via the coding sequence ATGACGCTTCTCGTCGCGGGAAGCGACCGGGTCGATGCGGGGAAGACGACGTTCACGGTCGGACTGCTCTCGTACCTGAACGGCGTGGGATTCAAGCCCCGTGCGGGCAACGACTTCTGGTTCGACCACGACGATGCAATGACGGCCATCTCCGAGGGACGACTCTACGGCAAGGACGCGGCACGACTCGCGGCGGCAAGCGCAGGCGACCACTCCCCGGAAGCGGTCAATCCGGTTCATCGACTCTGGTGGCCCGCACCGGGAAAGGGACAGGGACTGCTCGGCCAAACCCATCGTGAGTTCCTCGTGGACCGTGTCGGCGAGGGGTTCGTGGTGAACGGGTCGGCGGACCTTCCAACAGCGGTCCGCGAGAATCTCCCCCTCTCCGATTCGGTTACCATCGAATCCCTCCCCGAATTGAACGACCAGACGGAGCGACGCTATCTTCCACATTTTCGTGCACTGGCGGAACGAATCCGAACCGAAGACCGTGCTGTCGTCGAGTCTTACAGCGATATCGCCCGCCCAATTCAGGGAATCGAGTTCGACACCGTCGCCGTGGTCGAACCACGAAGGCTTCGGGTGTACGACGGGGCACGCTACGCGAAAGCCTGTGAAGTCGCCGACAGCAGTGCTCGCGATGGATCACTCGAAAAGCGGGTGGAAAGCGTCGTGAATCTGCTCGACGAGCGGGATACACACACGCTCGAACCCCTGACGAAGGCGGAACGGAACGACCCCACAAAAATCGAGACGGTGTACGAATGCGCGTACGAAGCGCTTCTGTAG
- a CDS encoding DMT family transporter: protein MSTKVGRLLPRTEVLFVLLAGFWGASFVGIDVGLHHFPPILFAALRYDMAGLAILGYAIVTTDRWKPKSRADVLAILAIGVFIIAGHHGFLYLGQQHVPGALAAVIISLSPVLTAVFASAMFADEHITPLGILGFAFGVAGVAIVADPNPENLLSVGVVGISLVFLGGVSFALGSVLTQPLDSELSLPALQGWAMIVGSALLHALSTARGESHTTINWSIPAVVSLLYLVLISGVVAFLLYFHLLDEIGPTELNLVAYLEPVVATLLSWALLGELVATTTLVGFGAIFAGFALLKRDALFAVVRSLSPTARRA from the coding sequence ATATCGACTAAAGTCGGTAGATTACTACCACGGACTGAGGTATTATTCGTACTGCTCGCCGGATTTTGGGGCGCATCCTTCGTCGGCATCGACGTCGGCCTGCACCACTTTCCGCCGATCCTGTTTGCGGCCCTCCGATACGACATGGCTGGGTTGGCCATCCTCGGCTACGCGATCGTCACGACCGACCGCTGGAAGCCGAAAAGCAGGGCGGACGTACTGGCGATTCTGGCTATCGGCGTGTTCATCATCGCGGGCCACCACGGATTCCTGTATCTCGGCCAACAGCACGTGCCCGGCGCGCTTGCGGCGGTCATCATTAGTCTCTCACCGGTCCTGACCGCCGTTTTCGCCAGCGCGATGTTTGCCGACGAACACATCACGCCACTCGGCATTCTCGGATTCGCGTTCGGTGTCGCAGGTGTCGCCATCGTCGCCGACCCCAACCCGGAGAACCTCCTTTCGGTCGGCGTCGTCGGAATCTCCCTCGTCTTCCTCGGCGGAGTCTCGTTCGCGCTCGGTTCGGTGCTCACCCAACCGCTCGATTCCGAACTCTCGCTTCCCGCGCTTCAGGGGTGGGCGATGATTGTCGGGTCCGCACTCCTCCACGCCCTCAGCACGGCGCGAGGTGAATCTCACACCACGATCAACTGGTCGATTCCCGCCGTCGTCTCGCTCCTCTACTTGGTGCTCATCTCCGGGGTAGTCGCGTTCCTGCTCTACTTCCACCTACTCGACGAAATCGGCCCGACCGAACTCAACCTGGTCGCGTACCTCGAACCCGTGGTTGCGACACTCCTCAGTTGGGCACTGCTTGGCGAACTGGTTGCGACGACGACGCTCGTCGGTTTCGGGGCCATCTTCGCCGGGTTCGCTTTGCTGAAGCGAGACGCACTGTTCGCGGTCGTTCGTTCGCTTTCGCCGACCGCTAGACGGGCATAA
- a CDS encoding cryptochrome/photolyase family protein, translating into MKLHWHRRDLRVTDNRALASGDPVVPVFVLDRDVLSHAAPPRVSFMLSALESLRESYRERDSDLVVVHGDPREELPRIAEETGAEQVVWNRDYSGLAIRRDSAVRDALDDSEIVHQSFHDALLHTPGSITTNQGEYYSVFTYFWKKWRDREKHDSFDAPENVIDVAEIDDIEPGELPTLTDLGFDEPEAEIPRAGTEPARDLLSSFCEDDVYSYDEERDYPAREHTSRLSPHLKYGTIGIRKVWEATEQAKNDAESAEDADSVDGFQQQLAWRDFYAHVLDDRPEVVVENYKDYQYEIAWHDDPEGVQAWKDGETGYPIVDAGMRQLREEAWVHNRVRMIVASFLTKDLLVDWREGYDWYRQKLVDHDTANDNGGWQWAGSTGTDAQPYFRIFNPMTQGERFDSDAEYIKRFVPELEDVPPKKIHKWNELGDDDRESLAPDYPGPIVDHSERREMAITMFENAKG; encoded by the coding sequence ATGAAACTCCATTGGCACCGCCGCGACCTCCGGGTCACGGACAACCGAGCACTCGCTTCGGGGGACCCCGTCGTTCCTGTGTTCGTCCTCGACCGCGATGTGCTCTCCCACGCGGCCCCACCCCGTGTCTCGTTCATGCTCTCGGCGCTCGAATCGCTGCGCGAATCGTACCGTGAGCGAGACAGCGACTTGGTAGTCGTCCACGGTGACCCACGTGAGGAACTGCCGCGAATCGCGGAGGAAACCGGCGCCGAGCAAGTCGTCTGGAACCGGGATTACTCGGGGCTGGCTATACGTCGCGATTCAGCGGTACGGGACGCGTTGGACGACTCCGAAATCGTTCACCAAAGCTTCCACGATGCGCTACTCCACACACCTGGTAGTATCACCACGAATCAAGGCGAGTACTACTCCGTGTTCACCTATTTTTGGAAAAAATGGCGTGACCGGGAAAAGCACGACTCGTTCGATGCACCCGAAAACGTGATCGATGTCGCTGAAATCGACGATATAGAACCGGGTGAACTACCGACGCTCACCGACCTCGGTTTCGACGAACCGGAAGCCGAGATTCCGCGAGCGGGCACGGAACCGGCCCGTGACCTCCTCTCCTCGTTTTGCGAGGACGACGTGTACTCCTACGACGAGGAGCGAGACTACCCTGCTCGGGAACACACTTCACGTCTCTCCCCACATCTCAAGTACGGCACCATCGGAATTCGGAAGGTTTGGGAGGCGACGGAACAGGCAAAAAACGACGCCGAGAGCGCGGAGGACGCCGATTCCGTCGATGGGTTTCAACAACAACTCGCGTGGCGTGACTTCTACGCGCACGTTCTCGACGATCGGCCCGAAGTGGTCGTGGAGAACTACAAGGACTACCAGTACGAAATCGCGTGGCACGACGACCCGGAGGGTGTGCAGGCGTGGAAGGACGGCGAAACTGGATACCCGATCGTTGACGCCGGAATGCGCCAGCTGCGAGAGGAGGCGTGGGTTCACAATCGCGTTCGGATGATAGTCGCCTCGTTTCTGACGAAGGACCTACTCGTGGATTGGCGCGAGGGCTACGACTGGTATCGTCAGAAACTCGTGGACCACGATACTGCAAACGACAACGGTGGGTGGCAATGGGCCGGTTCGACCGGCACCGACGCACAACCGTATTTCCGCATTTTCAACCCGATGACGCAGGGCGAGCGATTCGATTCCGACGCCGAGTACATCAAACGATTCGTCCCGGAACTGGAAGACGTTCCGCCGAAGAAAATTCACAAATGGAACGAACTGGGCGACGACGACCGCGAAAGCCTCGCTCCGGACTATCCCGGGCCGATCGTTGACCATTCGGAGCGCCGAGAAATGGCGATCACGATGTTCGAAAACGCGAAAGGATAG
- the sod gene encoding superoxide dismutase → MPEQSNAELPPLPYDYDALEPHISEQVLEWHHDTHHQGYVNGLNSAEETLSENRESGDYSSTAGALGNVTHNGCGHYLHTLFWENMDPNGGGEPEGELADRIEEDFGSYEGWKGEFEAAASAAGGWALLVYDPVAKQLRNVKVDKHDQGALWGSHPILALDVWEHSYYYDYGPDRGDFISNFFEVVDWDEVADQFENVAPRFE, encoded by the coding sequence ATGCCAGAACAATCGAACGCGGAACTGCCACCGCTTCCGTACGACTACGACGCGCTGGAACCCCACATCTCCGAACAGGTGCTCGAATGGCACCACGATACGCACCATCAGGGCTACGTAAACGGCCTCAACAGTGCCGAGGAAACCCTCTCGGAGAACCGTGAGTCCGGCGACTACTCCAGCACGGCGGGCGCACTGGGCAACGTCACCCACAACGGCTGTGGACATTACCTCCACACCCTGTTCTGGGAGAACATGGACCCGAACGGCGGCGGCGAGCCCGAAGGCGAGCTTGCAGACCGCATCGAGGAGGATTTCGGCTCCTACGAGGGCTGGAAGGGCGAGTTCGAGGCCGCCGCCAGCGCCGCAGGTGGCTGGGCACTTCTCGTGTACGACCCGGTCGCAAAACAGCTTCGCAACGTCAAGGTCGACAAGCACGACCAGGGCGCACTCTGGGGTAGTCACCCGATTCTCGCACTCGACGTGTGGGAACACTCCTACTACTACGACTACGGTCCCGACCGTGGCGACTTCATCAGCAACTTCTTCGAAGTTGTTGACTGGGACGAAGTTGCAGACCAGTTCGAAAACGTCGCGCCGCGGTTCGAATAA
- a CDS encoding DUF5827 family protein yields the protein MPRPKDDFEQLYPCDFYEPDELLDDDSMYSVYEIARLLQGLDPDAEIDVETETILLDWAIPWIMRNADDLVVAEPPSDEEPGYYGLKT from the coding sequence ATGCCGAGACCGAAAGACGACTTCGAGCAGTTGTATCCCTGCGATTTCTACGAACCGGACGAGCTGCTCGACGACGACTCGATGTACAGCGTGTACGAAATCGCTCGCCTCTTGCAGGGGCTCGACCCGGACGCCGAAATCGACGTGGAGACGGAAACCATTCTGCTCGATTGGGCGATTCCGTGGATCATGCGTAACGCGGACGACCTCGTCGTCGCGGAACCGCCGAGCGACGAGGAACCCGGCTACTACGGGTTGAAGACATGA
- a CDS encoding DUF7522 family protein: MKIENDMCEEQGSEAKEALVSAFAEFGGEHLRDIWLFDQSDFEMLYLRDDIAEKLEGINVSKFVDNERFGFVTRDTYDQLYYASYQYTVRGFDDFEQFRMFFADDERNVGVFASLDLQSGGHDYESLFQHVTDIASGYDVPAISSAEAEE, encoded by the coding sequence ATGAAGATAGAGAATGACATGTGCGAGGAACAGGGGAGTGAGGCAAAAGAGGCGTTAGTGTCGGCATTTGCCGAGTTCGGCGGCGAACATCTCCGTGACATCTGGCTGTTCGACCAATCCGATTTCGAAATGCTGTATCTGCGGGACGACATCGCGGAGAAACTCGAAGGGATAAACGTCTCGAAGTTCGTCGATAACGAGCGGTTCGGTTTCGTCACCCGGGATACGTACGACCAGTTGTACTACGCGTCCTACCAGTATACGGTGCGTGGGTTCGACGATTTCGAACAGTTTCGGATGTTCTTCGCGGACGACGAGCGAAACGTCGGAGTGTTCGCCAGCCTCGACCTGCAATCCGGCGGTCACGATTACGAATCGCTCTTCCAGCACGTGACCGACATCGCGTCCGGCTACGACGTTCCGGCGATTTCATCGGCGGAAGCCGAGGAGTGA
- a CDS encoding MBL fold metallo-hydrolase, translated as MIRNIATGVQSFTSNAFLVAGDQRVLVDTGANFDAVGEIRTHVDDLDAVVLTHTHPDHVGNLESVKDAFDVQSFGFDTDHPGVDVGIEDEETVALGDDDYLALHTPGHKNDHLCFYSKSAGILFAGDLIFQNGSFGRTDLEEGDRETLIESIDRVGATVDEDLLEMHTGHGPSVTTNPYHDIELAGKAARMY; from the coding sequence ATGATTCGAAATATCGCGACGGGCGTCCAGTCGTTCACCAGCAACGCGTTTCTCGTTGCTGGCGACCAACGCGTGCTCGTCGATACGGGCGCGAACTTCGACGCAGTCGGCGAAATCAGGACCCACGTGGACGACTTGGACGCGGTCGTCCTCACGCACACACATCCGGACCACGTCGGAAACCTCGAAAGCGTAAAGGACGCCTTCGACGTGCAATCGTTCGGCTTCGACACTGACCACCCCGGCGTCGATGTCGGGATCGAAGACGAGGAAACGGTCGCTCTCGGCGACGACGACTACCTCGCGCTCCACACGCCGGGACACAAAAACGACCATCTCTGCTTTTATTCGAAATCGGCGGGTATCCTCTTCGCTGGCGACCTCATCTTCCAGAACGGCAGTTTCGGCAGAACCGATCTCGAAGAGGGTGACAGGGAAACCCTCATCGAAAGTATCGACCGCGTGGGCGCTACCGTTGACGAGGACCTACTGGAAATGCACACCGGCCACGGACCGAGCGTAACGACGAACCCGTATCACGACATCGAACTCGCTGGAAAGGCGGCGAGAATGTACTGA
- a CDS encoding Lrp/AsnC family transcriptional regulator encodes MDERDVTLLKAISDLETGSPEKLHEETGIPVSTIHYRLNNLRDAGVIENDLYDIDLEEFGLGVTVVVEVFADYTGSYADFGEKILEIEGVTQAYFTMGETDFIVVAHLTGREMVERLISDFESIEEVDRTNSTFVISTLRDSHRVLQSYSLETLVAELAED; translated from the coding sequence ATGGACGAACGCGACGTCACCCTGCTCAAGGCGATTTCGGACCTGGAGACCGGAAGTCCCGAAAAACTCCACGAGGAAACCGGCATCCCGGTTTCGACCATCCACTACCGATTGAACAACCTCCGGGATGCGGGTGTCATCGAAAACGACCTTTACGACATCGATTTGGAGGAGTTCGGTCTCGGCGTCACAGTTGTCGTGGAAGTGTTCGCCGATTACACGGGGTCGTACGCGGATTTCGGCGAGAAAATCCTCGAGATCGAGGGCGTCACGCAGGCGTATTTCACGATGGGTGAGACGGACTTCATCGTCGTCGCCCATCTTACCGGCCGCGAGATGGTCGAACGACTCATTAGCGATTTCGAGAGCATCGAAGAAGTGGACCGGACGAACTCGACGTTCGTTATCTCGACACTCCGTGATTCCCACCGCGTTCTTCAGAGCTACAGTCTCGAAACGTTGGTGGCGGAACTCGCGGAAGACTGA
- a CDS encoding long-chain-fatty-acid--CoA ligase: MVNLTTSVENTVSEYPDEPAIVAPDQTLTYGELWTQISGFAGGLTERGVGEDDRVAIYLPNVPQFVIAFHGTLMTGGVVVPMNPQYRAREISHLLADSGAKVVVTIPDLVPFVEEVRDETDVEHVVTLGEEGDIFFGDFLAERDGEVVDRASDDLAVQPYTSGTTGTPKGVELTHENLASNAEAAAELVPGGIDPNDSQLGVLPLFHIYGMTVCMNATLFRGGAFYPLPTWDAQQALSLVQDAELTMMHGVPAMYNDVINQPNAAEFDLSSVRLAGVGGGGIPIEVLRRFEELYDAKIYEGYGLTETSPVTHFNTPDNGRRVGSIGTTIQEVSARIVNGDFEEQPPVSKGPLAEDDGELDDVTGEIIVAGPNVMRGYAGLTGATAEAFTESDGKRWFHTGDIGYWDEDGFFYVVDRKKHMINTAGYNVYPREVEELLFEHEAVADAAVVGIPDNRRNETVKAFIVPVPDTDVTGEEIQEFCLNNLAAYKHPREVAFVEELPRTTTGKVQKFELIQQG; this comes from the coding sequence ATGGTAAACCTTACCACATCCGTGGAGAACACGGTCTCCGAGTATCCGGACGAACCGGCCATCGTGGCCCCGGACCAAACGCTAACGTACGGGGAACTGTGGACGCAAATCAGCGGATTTGCGGGCGGGCTCACGGAACGCGGTGTTGGCGAGGACGACCGGGTTGCGATCTATCTTCCGAACGTCCCCCAGTTCGTCATCGCGTTCCACGGAACGCTCATGACTGGCGGCGTCGTCGTTCCGATGAATCCCCAGTATCGAGCGCGTGAAATCAGTCACCTGCTCGCGGACAGCGGTGCGAAAGTCGTCGTCACCATACCCGACCTCGTCCCCTTCGTGGAGGAGGTCCGTGACGAGACCGATGTCGAACACGTCGTCACCCTCGGGGAGGAAGGCGACATCTTCTTCGGCGATTTCCTCGCCGAGCGCGACGGCGAAGTCGTGGACAGGGCGAGCGACGACCTCGCGGTCCAACCGTACACAAGCGGGACGACCGGCACTCCGAAAGGCGTGGAACTAACGCACGAAAACCTCGCCTCGAACGCCGAGGCCGCGGCGGAACTCGTTCCAGGAGGGATCGACCCGAACGACTCCCAGTTGGGTGTGCTTCCGTTGTTCCACATTTACGGGATGACGGTCTGTATGAACGCGACGCTATTCCGAGGTGGAGCGTTTTATCCGCTCCCGACGTGGGACGCACAGCAAGCCCTTTCTCTGGTTCAAGATGCGGAACTGACGATGATGCACGGTGTGCCTGCGATGTACAACGACGTGATAAACCAGCCGAATGCGGCTGAGTTCGACCTCTCCTCAGTGAGACTCGCGGGTGTCGGCGGCGGCGGCATCCCCATCGAAGTGCTCCGTCGGTTCGAGGAGCTGTACGACGCGAAAATCTACGAAGGCTATGGCTTGACCGAGACGAGTCCGGTGACTCATTTCAATACGCCCGACAACGGCCGACGCGTCGGTAGTATCGGGACCACCATCCAGGAAGTCAGCGCCCGCATCGTGAACGGGGACTTCGAAGAACAGCCACCAGTTTCGAAGGGGCCGCTCGCGGAAGACGACGGGGAGTTGGACGACGTGACTGGTGAAATCATCGTTGCGGGCCCGAACGTCATGCGAGGCTACGCCGGGCTGACAGGCGCGACGGCAGAAGCGTTTACGGAGTCGGATGGAAAACGCTGGTTCCACACGGGTGATATCGGGTACTGGGACGAGGACGGCTTTTTCTACGTGGTCGACCGCAAGAAACACATGATAAACACCGCGGGGTACAACGTCTACCCGCGCGAAGTCGAGGAACTTCTCTTCGAACACGAAGCCGTGGCTGACGCAGCAGTCGTCGGAATTCCGGACAATAGACGGAACGAAACGGTGAAAGCGTTCATCGTTCCCGTTCCGGACACGGACGTGACTGGCGAGGAGATCCAGGAGTTTTGCCTGAACAACCTCGCAGCCTACAAACATCCTCGAGAGGTCGCGTTCGTGGAGGAATTACCCAGAACGACGACCGGAAAGGTACAGAAGTTCGAATTGATACAACAGGGATAA